Proteins from one Rhizoctonia solani chromosome 5, complete sequence genomic window:
- a CDS encoding methylthioribulose-1-phosphate dehydratase produces MSREEADALVRSTDPEHPANLIPELCASFYHLGWVTGTGGGISIRQGDKVYIAPSGVQKERIKPEHIFVLPYPRPSPDVFLRKPIQPLKESACTPLFWNAFDLRGAGSCVHTHSQHAVMATLLWPGETWEVSHLEMIKGVREAGTGKALSYLDTLVVPIIENTPFEEDLKDSMAQAMKKYPNAAGVLVRRHGVYVWGNDWEKAKTQTECLDYLFEVSVKMKLAGLSTKLE; encoded by the exons ATGTCTCGTGAAGAAGCTGACGCCTTGGTCAGATCAACCGATCCAGAGCAC CCTGCAAATCTCATACCAGAGCTATGCGCATC GTTTTACCATCTGGGATGGGTTACAGGAACTGGAGGGGGTATAAGCATCCGTCAGGG GGACAAAGTATATATTGCACCCAGCGGTGTCCAAAAGGAGCGCATTAAGCCAGAACACATATTCGTTCTCCCCTATCCTCGTCCATCTCCCGACGTATTCCTCCGGAAGCCCATTCAGCCACTCAAGGAGTCCGCATGTACGCCCTTGTTCTGGAACGCATTTGATTTAAGAGGTGCAGGAAGTTGCGTACATACACATTCACAACATGCAGTCATGGCCACACTTCTCTGGCCAGGGGAGACTTGGGAGGTCTCGCATCTAGAG ATGATCAAAGGTGTACGAGAGGCGGGGACCGGCAAAGCACTTTCGTACTTGGACACGCTCGTTGTACCGATCATTGAGAACACCCCATTCGAGGAGGATTTAAAAGATAGTATGGCTCAG GCAATGAAAAAATACCCAAACGCAGCCGGAGTTCTCGTTCGCAGACATGGGGTATATGTTTGGG GAAACGATTGGGAAAAGGCCAAGACTCAGACAGAG TGTCTTGATTATCTGTTTGAAGTTAGTGTCAAGATGAAGTTGGCCGGGTTGTCGACCAAATTGGAGTAA
- a CDS encoding Centromere kinetochore component CENP-T histone fold, translating to MSGRGKGGKGLGKGGAKRHRKILRDNIQGITKPAIRRLARRGGVKRISGLIYEETRGVLKIFLENVIRDSVTYTEHAKRKTVTALDVVYALKRSGRTLYGFGA from the exons ATGTCTGGCCGCGGAAAGGGTGGAAAGGGTCTCGGAAA GGGAGGCGCCAAGCGTCACCGCAAGATCTTGCGTGACAACATTCAAGGCATTACCAAGCCTGCTATTCGCCGTCTTGCTCGCCGTGGTGGTGTCAAGCGTATCTCTGGTCTTATCTACGAGGAAACTCGTGGCGTACTCAAGATTTTCCTTGAGA ACGTCATCCGTGACTCCGTCACATACACCGAGCATGCCAAGCGCAAGACCGTTACGGCCTTGGACGTTGTCTAT GCTCTCAAGCGCTCAGGTCGCACTCTCTATGGTTTCGGCGCGTAA
- a CDS encoding phosphatidyl serine synthase, producing the protein MSEIRRFSDGNFSPTSPGDEREFEVIIHRRGESRILGLTGSTPIVLSLTHESSLCEKQDTSVEFFFKPLTLTALASAMSIMAYIAMSNDVLEEGPLLITSQPITNLLKTSGGDKKRLGVYASICAFLLFSMVQFRDGPFIRPHPAFWRIVLGINLLYELALVFLLFQDLDSARTMMTYIDPNLGVPLPEKSYAEDCALTASNLWNAIDIFCLATHWDGSEKHSFCVIIGSAGIAFEFAEYSLQHQLPNFAEAMLVGPLGIGCPLCNWLGIYAGMRTCAYFEVKHFTWRSIHSTKGVRRKTKRVLKQFTPHDWTEFHWEGTSSFASYCAVFMLLATFLAAELNPFYLKSLLWMEPSHPIIISRLAGVFLCALPAVRELYQYLNHPERAVRMGQHAWLLLATVLTELLIIFKWSRGMFAEPFPTHIKLAWSVGSALLIAYPSFKVFKNHLLLKGDC; encoded by the exons ATGAGTGAAATACGGCGCTTTTCTGACGGGAATTTTTCGCCGACCTCTCCTGGAGATGAGCGCGAGTTTGAAGTGATTATACATCGGCGGGGGGAGAGCCGCATCCTGGGGTTGACG GGTTCGAC GCCGATCGTACTGAGCCTTACACACG AATCGTCCCTTTGCGAGAAACAAGATACTAGTGTTGA ATTTTTCTTCAAGCCTTTGACCTTGACAGCTCTAGCATCTGCAATGAGCATAATGGCATATATTGCAATGTCAAATGATGTTCTCGAAGAAGGTCCACTTTTGATTACTTCTCAACCTATTACTAACCTCTTGAAAACTTCAGGTGGGGACAAGAAACGACTGGGCGTATACGCATCAATTTGTGCATTCCTGCTGTTCTCCATGGTTCAGTTCCGGGACGGGCCGTTTATAAGACCACACCCTGCGTTTTGGAGGATTGTGCTCG GTATAAACTTGCTATACGAGCTTGCGTTGGTCTTTCTCCTGTTCCAAGATCTCGACTCTGCGAGAACCATGATGACATACATTGACCCTAACCTAGGAGTCCCACTGCCTGAAAAAAGTTATGCAGAAGACTGTGCTCTAACTGCCAGTAACCTTTGG AATGCAATCGACATATTCTGCCTCGCCACGCACTGGGATGGTTCGGAAAAGCACTCATTCTGCGTGATTATTGGTTCTGCTGG CATTGCGTTTGAATTTGCCGAATACTCTTTGCAACACCAGTTACCAAATTTTGCAGAGGCAA TGCTGGTGGGACCAC TGGGTATTGGATGTCCTCTTTGTAACTGGCTGGGGATCTACGCGGGAATGCGAACATGCGCTTATTTTGAAGTCAAA CACTTCACCTGGCGCTCGATTCATTCGACAAAAGGTGTCCGGCGAAAAACCAAACGCGTCCTCAAACAGTTCACACCCCATGACTGGACCGAATTTCATTGGGAAGGAACATCTTCTTTTGCATCTTATTGTGCTGTATTCATGTTGCTCGCAACGTTTTTGGCCGCCGAATTGAATCCATTTTATCTCAAGAG CTTGCTGTGGATGGAGCCTAGCCATCCAATTATAATTTCTCGACTGGCGGGCGTTTTCTTATGTGCACTTCCAGCCGTACGAGAGTTGTATCAGTACTTGAATCATCCGGA GAGAGCCGTCCGAATGGGACAACACGCTTGGCTTTTGCTGGCTACTGTT CTCACCGAACTCCTTATCATCTTCAAATGGAGCCGAGGAATGTTTGCTGAGCCTTTCCCAACCCACATCAAGCTAGCTTGGTCTGTTGGAAGTGCACTATTAATCGCATACCCTTCGTTCAAGGTATTTAAGAACCATTTGCTATTGAAGGGTGATTGTTAA